The proteins below are encoded in one region of Callospermophilus lateralis isolate mCalLat2 chromosome 9, mCalLat2.hap1, whole genome shotgun sequence:
- the C1ql2 gene encoding complement C1q-like protein 2 isoform X2, whose product MALGLLIAVPLLLQAAPPGAAHYEMMGTCRMICDPYTAAPGGGPAGAKAPPPGPSTAALEVMQDLSANPPPPFIQGPKGDPGRPGKPGPRGPPGEPGPPGPRGPPGEKGDSGRPGLPGLQLTTGAAGGGEVTSALSAAFSGPKIAFYVGLKSPHEGYEVLKFDDVVTNLGNHYDPTTGKFSCQVRGIYFFTYHILMRGGDGTSMWADLCKNGQVRASAIAQDADQNYDYASNSVVLHLDSGDEVYVKLDGGKAHGGNNNKYSTFSGFLLYPD is encoded by the exons ATGGCGCTCGGGCTGCTCATCGCCGTGCCGCTGCTGCTGCAGGCGGCGCCCCCCGGAGCAGCGCACTACGAGATGATGGGCACCTGCCGCATGATCTGCGACCCATACACCGCCGCACCCGGCGGGGGACCCGCGGGCGCCAAGGCGCCGCCGCCGGGACCCAGCACCGCCGCCCTGGAAGTCATGCAGGACCTCAGCGCCAACCCTCCACCTCCCTTTATCCAGGGACCCAAGGGTGACCCGGGGCGACCCGGCAAGCCAGGGCCGCGGGGTCCCCCTGGAGAGCCGGGTCCACCGGGACCCAGGGGTCCCCCGGGGGAGAAGGGCGACTCGGGACGACCAGGGCTGCCCGGGCTGCAGCTGACAACCGGAGCGGCTGGCGGC GGAGAAGTGACCAGCGCGCTGAGCGCCGCCTTCAGCGGTCCTAAGATCGCCTTCTACGTGGGACTCAAGAGCCCCCATGAGGGTTACGAGGTGCTCAAGTTCGACGACGTGGTCACCAATCTCGGCAATCACTACGACCCCACCACAGGCAAGTTCAGCTGCCAGGTTCGCGGCATCTACTTCTTCACCTACCACATCCTCATGCGAGGCGGCGACGGCACCAGCATGTGGGCGGACCTCTGCAAGAACGGGCAG GTTCGGGCCAGCGCCATCGCGCAGGACGCGGACCAAAACTACGACTATGCCAGTAACAGCGTGGTGCTGCACCTCGATTCAGGGGACGAGGTGTACGTGAAGCTGGACGGCGGGAAGGCGCACGGAGGCAATAACAACAAGTACAGCACGTTCTCGGGCTTTCTTCTGTACCCGGATTAG
- the C1ql2 gene encoding complement C1q-like protein 2 isoform X1 yields the protein MALGLLIAVPLLLQAAPPGAAHYEMMGTCRMICDPYTAAPGGGPAGAKAPPPGPSTAALEVMQDLSANPPPPFIQGPKGDPGRPGKPGPRGPPGEPGPPGPRGPPGEKGDSGRPGLPGLQLTTGAAGGVGVVGGGAGGGGDSEGEVTSALSAAFSGPKIAFYVGLKSPHEGYEVLKFDDVVTNLGNHYDPTTGKFSCQVRGIYFFTYHILMRGGDGTSMWADLCKNGQVRASAIAQDADQNYDYASNSVVLHLDSGDEVYVKLDGGKAHGGNNNKYSTFSGFLLYPD from the exons ATGGCGCTCGGGCTGCTCATCGCCGTGCCGCTGCTGCTGCAGGCGGCGCCCCCCGGAGCAGCGCACTACGAGATGATGGGCACCTGCCGCATGATCTGCGACCCATACACCGCCGCACCCGGCGGGGGACCCGCGGGCGCCAAGGCGCCGCCGCCGGGACCCAGCACCGCCGCCCTGGAAGTCATGCAGGACCTCAGCGCCAACCCTCCACCTCCCTTTATCCAGGGACCCAAGGGTGACCCGGGGCGACCCGGCAAGCCAGGGCCGCGGGGTCCCCCTGGAGAGCCGGGTCCACCGGGACCCAGGGGTCCCCCGGGGGAGAAGGGCGACTCGGGACGACCAGGGCTGCCCGGGCTGCAGCTGACAACCGGAGCGGCTGGCGGCGTCGGAGTGGTGGGCGGCGGAGCCGGGGGCGGTGGCGACTCAGAGGGAGAAGTGACCAGCGCGCTGAGCGCCGCCTTCAGCGGTCCTAAGATCGCCTTCTACGTGGGACTCAAGAGCCCCCATGAGGGTTACGAGGTGCTCAAGTTCGACGACGTGGTCACCAATCTCGGCAATCACTACGACCCCACCACAGGCAAGTTCAGCTGCCAGGTTCGCGGCATCTACTTCTTCACCTACCACATCCTCATGCGAGGCGGCGACGGCACCAGCATGTGGGCGGACCTCTGCAAGAACGGGCAG GTTCGGGCCAGCGCCATCGCGCAGGACGCGGACCAAAACTACGACTATGCCAGTAACAGCGTGGTGCTGCACCTCGATTCAGGGGACGAGGTGTACGTGAAGCTGGACGGCGGGAAGGCGCACGGAGGCAATAACAACAAGTACAGCACGTTCTCGGGCTTTCTTCTGTACCCGGATTAG